Proteins from a single region of bacterium:
- a CDS encoding Wzz/FepE/Etk N-terminal domain-containing protein has product MNRLVKYLSVILKWRRLIFWNTLILTAIALVVSLTLPRSYRATAQILPPGDENDVFGLTSLLGGSGGGLSKLKAGLTGSTTSSDLMLGILGSRTVMQHVAEQCSIAEYYGMQKPSPEKMVLQLKGMTKLAAADNGIIRISAEAKTRALAARIANAYVAELDSFLRYSNISRGHNMRIFIEKRLGQLEASLAAAGESLKVFQQANRVASVDDETKAAIDAYAKMKSELSVQEAEYEAARSGASDDNPYVDQLRRETQASRDELRKLEQGGGGGFGVGFGVSFENLPGVAAQFARRYQDFKIQEEAYATLYEQYEYAMVLEARDAPTLTVLDYAQPPERHSSPRRTVIVGAMLVFSLMAGVFFAFVAEYFTYIRVARPEEYEGWRDIAGEFTKLVRGRHFTVSRKR; this is encoded by the coding sequence GTGAATAGACTAGTCAAGTATCTCAGCGTCATCCTCAAGTGGCGACGTCTCATCTTCTGGAACACGTTGATCCTGACTGCGATCGCACTTGTCGTGAGCCTGACCTTGCCACGAAGCTACAGGGCCACAGCTCAGATTCTGCCGCCGGGCGACGAAAACGACGTGTTCGGACTTACGAGTCTCTTGGGCGGATCTGGTGGTGGTCTGAGCAAACTGAAGGCCGGTCTTACCGGTTCGACGACATCATCAGACCTGATGCTGGGGATTCTCGGCAGTCGGACCGTGATGCAGCACGTTGCCGAACAGTGCAGCATCGCCGAGTACTATGGGATGCAGAAGCCAAGCCCTGAGAAGATGGTGCTGCAACTCAAGGGCATGACGAAACTCGCGGCCGCTGACAATGGTATTATCAGGATTTCCGCCGAAGCCAAGACCCGCGCGCTGGCGGCTCGGATTGCGAACGCCTATGTCGCTGAACTCGACAGCTTTCTCCGCTACTCCAACATCAGCCGCGGCCATAACATGCGCATTTTCATCGAGAAACGCCTTGGGCAGCTTGAAGCCAGTCTGGCGGCCGCGGGCGAGTCGTTGAAGGTGTTCCAGCAGGCCAATCGAGTTGCCTCGGTGGATGACGAAACTAAAGCGGCAATCGACGCATATGCAAAGATGAAGTCGGAACTCAGCGTGCAGGAGGCAGAATACGAGGCCGCTCGGTCCGGGGCGAGCGATGACAATCCCTACGTCGACCAACTCCGGCGCGAGACACAGGCCTCCCGTGACGAGTTGCGCAAGCTGGAGCAGGGCGGAGGCGGCGGCTTCGGTGTAGGTTTTGGTGTCTCTTTCGAGAATCTGCCCGGTGTGGCTGCCCAGTTCGCCAGGCGCTATCAGGATTTCAAGATACAGGAAGAAGCCTACGCCACTCTGTACGAACAATACGAATACGCGATGGTATTGGAGGCCCGCGATGCTCCGACATTGACGGTCCTTGACTATGCGCAGCCACCGGAACGACACAGCTCCCCGCGTCGGACGGTCATTGTCGGCGCGATGCTGGTCTTCAGTCTCATGGCCGGAGTCTTTTTCGCCTTTGTCGCCGAGTACTTCACTTACATCAGAGTGGCGCGACCGGAGGAGTATGAAGGCTGGCGCGACATCGCTGGCGAGTTCACGAAGCTGGTTCGCGGCCGTCATTTCACGGTTTCCCGAAAGCGCTGA
- the wecB gene encoding UDP-N-acetylglucosamine 2-epimerase (non-hydrolyzing) yields MSCFGTRPEAIKLAPVIRELARRPQDFQPVVVVTAQHRHMLDQVLRVFDIQPDFDLDVMRPGQSLTDVTVGVLCGFERVLRRVRPDMMIVQGDTTSALAASLAAFYQRVPVGHVEAGLRTNDKYSPYPEEMSRRLISSLADLHFAPTRSARENLVREGVRPGRIRVTGNTVVDALKAIRRNKMKCCVSSLDGVSPEQRVILVTAHRRESFGPGFQRICRALQMLVKRNADVEVVYPVHLNPNVRKPARALLGGVPRIHLIEPLDYLAFVRLMERAYLILTDSGGVQEEAPALGKPVLVMRDVTERPEAVEAGTARLVGTDPRAIVTAAERLLCSATAYRRMARARNPFGDGRASTRIAAALRRFFATEGN; encoded by the coding sequence ATGTCCTGCTTCGGGACCAGGCCTGAAGCTATCAAGCTCGCACCGGTGATTCGCGAACTGGCCCGTCGTCCCCAGGATTTCCAGCCGGTCGTAGTGGTGACTGCTCAACATCGTCACATGTTGGATCAAGTTCTGCGTGTGTTCGACATCCAACCTGACTTTGACCTTGACGTGATGCGGCCCGGGCAGTCGCTGACCGACGTGACCGTTGGCGTGCTGTGTGGGTTTGAACGGGTGCTACGACGGGTCCGGCCGGACATGATGATCGTGCAAGGCGACACGACGAGTGCTCTTGCCGCGTCGCTGGCCGCATTCTACCAGCGAGTCCCGGTGGGACACGTCGAGGCCGGGCTAAGGACGAATGACAAGTACTCGCCTTACCCAGAGGAGATGAGCCGGCGTCTAATCAGCAGCCTTGCGGACCTGCACTTTGCGCCAACCAGGTCGGCAAGAGAGAATCTGGTTCGCGAGGGCGTGCGTCCGGGTCGCATCCGAGTGACCGGAAACACAGTGGTGGATGCGCTGAAGGCCATACGACGGAACAAGATGAAGTGCTGCGTGTCGTCGCTGGACGGGGTTTCTCCAGAACAGCGGGTCATCCTGGTTACCGCGCACAGACGGGAGAGCTTCGGGCCGGGATTTCAACGGATCTGTCGAGCCCTGCAGATGCTGGTTAAGCGGAATGCCGATGTCGAAGTCGTGTATCCGGTTCATCTCAACCCGAATGTGCGAAAGCCGGCGCGCGCCTTGCTCGGTGGCGTGCCGAGGATACACCTGATCGAGCCCCTCGACTACCTGGCGTTCGTCCGGCTGATGGAGCGTGCGTACCTGATATTGACCGATTCGGGTGGAGTACAAGAAGAAGCGCCGGCGCTGGGCAAGCCGGTGCTGGTCATGCGGGACGTGACCGAAAGGCCTGAGGCGGTCGAGGCCGGAACAGCGAGGTTGGTGGGTACCGACCCCCGTGCAATAGTCACGGCGGCCGAGCGGCTGCTATGTTCGGCCACTGCCTATCGGAGGATGGCACGCGCCCGGAATCCGTTTGGTGACGGCCGCGCATCAACCCGAATCGCGGCGGCCCTTCGGCGGTTCTTCGCTACCGAAGGCAATTGA
- a CDS encoding DNA polymerase I, with amino-acid sequence MKRLLLVDGHSVIYRSYFAFIRAPLRNSKGFNTSAIYGFAQTLKKLLNGLKPDYCAVVYDAPGRTFRDEKFSEYKMQRPPAPEDLPPQIPVVKRMVRAWGIVSFEVSGVEADDVLATLARRFDGQGVSVTIATSDKDMLQAVRGGVTVYDPWKEKRFEPEDVKEKLGVAPELVPDLLALMGDDIDNIPGVPGVGPKRAKEILGRWGSLEAALTGDERVRGHVTIARLSRELAQVRTDVDVVAELEGLKPGDPDTAALQAIFTEMEFRGLAAEVAPAVEVSAERNDRLEPDSLRKTGRFGLCFEPGQGLWVSSGSGMVALAQDLAKQKALLLDASLLKVGFDLKEQVKAAHHAGLDVAGPFFDVGVAAWLSDPNRRTFTPEEVTVQVLGSSVPPLSNEARAAHALTLLGTLEPQLLAMGLGSVTTELEMPLVPVLAAMEERGIKVDLGGLSRLETQLMQDLKAIERKVYQLAGHEFNIGSPKQLGKVLFDELKLARGKRTKTGYSTSVDALNELAPKNEVVREVLRYRELTKLCNTYLEPLRLAAREKTHRVHATFNQTGTATGRLSSSDPNLQNIPIRTGLGMQIRSAFVAESGNLLVSADYSQIEMRVLAHLSGDEELAEAFRRCEDIHARTAAAILRKDIADVKPEDRRLAKVVNYGLVYGMGDYGLSSRADIPIEQARAFLEEYMARFRGVARWRDETIEQARQRGYVRTISGRIRPTPGIADPNRAVAEATKRYAINAPVQGSAADIIKSAMLRLEQRMSGGELGTGMILQVHDELVFEIPEAKLDEAREMIRNEMESAWSLTVPLVVDIGAGRSWREAH; translated from the coding sequence GTGAAACGGCTGCTGCTCGTCGATGGCCATTCGGTCATCTACCGAAGTTACTTTGCGTTCATCCGTGCCCCGCTCCGTAACTCCAAAGGGTTCAACACGTCCGCAATCTATGGTTTCGCTCAGACCCTGAAGAAGCTGCTCAATGGCCTGAAGCCGGACTACTGCGCGGTTGTTTATGACGCGCCGGGACGGACGTTCCGGGATGAGAAGTTCAGCGAGTACAAGATGCAGCGGCCGCCCGCGCCCGAAGATCTGCCGCCGCAGATACCGGTTGTGAAGAGGATGGTGCGGGCGTGGGGGATTGTCAGCTTTGAGGTTTCGGGAGTCGAGGCGGATGATGTGCTGGCAACGCTTGCGCGGAGGTTCGATGGACAGGGAGTCAGCGTCACAATTGCCACTTCGGACAAGGACATGCTCCAGGCCGTTCGCGGCGGAGTGACCGTGTACGATCCGTGGAAGGAGAAGCGGTTTGAGCCGGAAGATGTGAAAGAGAAACTCGGCGTGGCGCCGGAACTCGTGCCGGACCTGCTGGCATTGATGGGCGATGACATTGACAACATACCCGGCGTGCCCGGAGTCGGTCCCAAACGGGCAAAGGAGATACTCGGGCGCTGGGGTTCACTTGAGGCGGCGCTGACGGGAGACGAGCGGGTGCGCGGCCATGTCACCATTGCCCGGCTGAGCCGGGAACTGGCGCAGGTCAGAACCGACGTTGACGTGGTGGCCGAGCTTGAAGGTCTGAAGCCGGGCGATCCGGACACGGCTGCACTGCAGGCCATATTCACCGAGATGGAGTTCCGGGGACTGGCGGCTGAGGTCGCTCCGGCCGTCGAGGTCAGTGCGGAGAGAAACGACAGGCTGGAACCGGATAGTCTCAGGAAGACCGGAAGATTCGGCCTTTGTTTTGAGCCGGGTCAAGGGCTGTGGGTGAGTTCAGGGTCGGGCATGGTCGCGCTGGCGCAGGACTTGGCCAAGCAGAAGGCGCTGCTGCTTGATGCGAGCCTACTCAAGGTCGGATTCGACCTGAAGGAACAGGTGAAGGCGGCGCACCATGCCGGGTTGGATGTGGCCGGGCCTTTCTTTGATGTCGGGGTGGCCGCATGGCTTTCTGATCCAAACCGCCGTACGTTCACGCCTGAGGAGGTGACGGTGCAGGTGCTCGGCAGCAGTGTGCCTCCGCTGTCGAACGAAGCGCGTGCAGCCCATGCACTGACTCTGCTTGGGACGCTGGAGCCGCAGTTGCTGGCCATGGGGCTTGGCAGTGTGACGACAGAATTAGAGATGCCGCTGGTGCCGGTCCTGGCCGCGATGGAGGAACGAGGCATCAAAGTGGATCTCGGCGGTCTGAGCCGGCTTGAGACCCAGTTGATGCAGGACTTGAAGGCGATTGAGCGGAAAGTCTACCAACTGGCCGGGCACGAGTTCAACATCGGCTCACCCAAACAGCTCGGTAAGGTGCTGTTCGATGAGTTGAAGTTGGCGCGAGGGAAGAGGACCAAGACCGGCTATTCAACCAGCGTGGACGCCCTGAACGAGCTGGCGCCGAAGAACGAGGTCGTGCGCGAGGTATTGAGGTACCGCGAGCTCACCAAGCTATGCAATACGTACCTGGAGCCGCTTCGACTGGCCGCGCGCGAGAAGACGCACCGTGTGCATGCGACATTCAATCAGACCGGGACTGCCACCGGCCGGTTATCATCCTCCGACCCGAACCTCCAGAATATCCCGATACGAACTGGACTGGGTATGCAGATAAGGAGTGCATTTGTCGCCGAGTCGGGTAACCTGCTGGTTTCGGCCGACTACTCGCAGATTGAGATGCGCGTACTGGCCCATTTGTCGGGCGACGAGGAACTGGCTGAGGCATTCCGGCGGTGTGAGGATATTCACGCCCGGACCGCGGCGGCCATCCTGCGCAAGGACATTGCGGACGTAAAGCCGGAGGACCGGCGACTGGCCAAGGTCGTGAACTACGGCCTTGTCTATGGCATGGGTGACTACGGGCTGTCGTCGCGCGCGGATATTCCGATAGAGCAGGCGCGGGCATTCCTTGAGGAGTACATGGCGAGGTTCCGAGGTGTGGCGCGGTGGCGGGACGAGACCATCGAGCAGGCCAGACAACGTGGGTACGTCCGGACCATCTCCGGTCGAATCCGGCCAACACCCGGCATTGCCGACCCGAACCGGGCTGTGGCCGAGGCTACCAAGCGATACGCCATCAATGCACCGGTGCAGGGCTCGGCCGCGGACATCATCAAGAGTGCGATGCTCAGGCTCGAGCAACGCATGAGCGGCGGGGAATTGGGAACCGGCATGATACTGCAGGTGCATGATGAACTGGTCTTTGAGATACCTGAGGCGAAACTGGATGAGGCGCGTGAGATGATTCGAAATGAGATGGAAAGTGCGTGGAGTCTGACCGTGCCGCTCGTCGTCGATATCGGCGCTGGCCGGAGTTGGCGAGAGGCGCACTAG
- a CDS encoding sigma 54-interacting transcriptional regulator, with translation MAAERLAPIQALKQRLAEARNDAERLGALRDLSNCRADLTSEEFEACLREFAEVARRTRSLSDLVRAGLFLSETCRDRGDVGAARECALLVHEAALASENPVHEGQYLYLVGRSHEVEGDYEPARECYERALGLFRRAGDSSCVVAALNQLGNLAVLQGQVTEALQHFQDCLELDDELADTASRALHQHNIGCALQRLGRLDDALESYYRGLSLSEEHAEARHLRPAALNSLGEIFLERDKVAKAVSMFTMALRSADPTESPPYTLLDATSNLGQAYHRQGSHAAAHRAYSEALALAQKSDAHVFAAQVLWRMAELALDMGECDRCRELAERSRALARKVGLQGEEAQSLRVMALLHAVSGEDRQTRECFEQSMVLLHDLEESSDLARVRFHYGRYLFTRGEHEAAMSHLKAASRTFRALGIIAEGHDVNRLLFQRQLDMDSDMALLQGVSALASMKSEPQVFLNEAIGMLLEALRFDSAAILVGGRTLLMRGRPDLKPSLGSGVGEELIATNRMLSWPVRHGGSVLGRVHLERAEPLALEHNHLVLGTIANLLATPIHRLSELTVRVVEESPGLAGLRYQGVVGRNQRMLDVLAAVCAAASRNDPVLIRGEIGSGKELIARALHDSGIRAGMPFASVNCAAIPENLLESELLGVGKAGAPGSKGRLGLADGGTLFLDEIGAISLAQQSKLMRVLREHALERAGGSKPVSIDVRVVVGTSQPLDQLVAQSKFREDLCEQLGAVELVLPPLRERPEDIPELVRHFVRRSSLEFGRDLSDISPEAMTRLTAYRWSGNVRELERVIERSVLLARGGTIQLDDLPPSLQAYPSEGAQPS, from the coding sequence ATGGCTGCGGAACGGTTGGCTCCGATTCAGGCCCTGAAGCAGCGGCTGGCCGAGGCGCGCAACGATGCCGAGCGTCTCGGCGCGCTGAGGGATTTGAGCAATTGCCGGGCCGACCTGACGAGCGAGGAGTTCGAGGCGTGTCTGCGTGAGTTCGCGGAAGTCGCGCGCCGGACCCGGAGTTTAAGTGACCTGGTCCGAGCCGGCCTGTTTCTCAGCGAGACCTGCCGGGACAGAGGCGACGTCGGCGCCGCCCGGGAATGTGCGCTCCTGGTGCATGAGGCCGCGCTGGCGTCGGAGAATCCGGTGCATGAGGGGCAGTACCTCTACCTGGTTGGGCGGTCCCACGAAGTCGAGGGCGACTACGAACCGGCCCGGGAGTGCTACGAGCGTGCTCTCGGCCTATTCCGCAGGGCCGGGGACAGCAGTTGTGTTGTCGCGGCGCTTAACCAGCTCGGGAATCTGGCCGTCCTGCAAGGGCAGGTTACCGAAGCTCTCCAGCATTTCCAGGACTGTCTGGAGCTGGATGACGAGCTGGCAGATACAGCGAGTCGGGCTCTTCACCAGCACAACATCGGGTGCGCGCTGCAGCGGCTGGGACGTCTGGACGATGCGCTCGAGTCCTACTACCGCGGGCTCTCGCTCAGCGAAGAACACGCGGAGGCGCGCCACCTGCGCCCGGCCGCGCTCAACTCGCTCGGCGAGATTTTTCTCGAGCGCGACAAGGTGGCCAAAGCAGTCAGCATGTTTACCATGGCGCTGAGATCGGCGGACCCGACCGAGTCCCCGCCCTATACGCTGCTGGACGCCACGTCTAATCTCGGCCAGGCCTATCACCGGCAGGGGAGCCACGCCGCCGCTCACCGGGCCTACTCCGAGGCGCTGGCCCTGGCCCAGAAGTCCGACGCGCACGTCTTCGCGGCACAGGTGCTCTGGCGTATGGCCGAGCTGGCTCTGGACATGGGCGAGTGCGACCGCTGCCGGGAACTGGCGGAACGTTCGCGTGCACTCGCCCGCAAAGTCGGGCTCCAAGGGGAAGAGGCCCAGTCTCTGAGGGTAATGGCCCTCTTACATGCCGTCAGCGGCGAGGACAGACAGACCCGGGAGTGCTTCGAGCAGTCGATGGTTCTGCTGCATGATCTCGAGGAGAGCTCTGACCTGGCCCGCGTGCGGTTCCACTACGGCCGATATCTGTTCACCCGGGGTGAGCACGAAGCAGCCATGTCGCACCTGAAGGCGGCCTCCCGCACGTTCCGCGCGCTGGGCATCATCGCGGAGGGGCATGACGTGAACCGGTTGCTCTTCCAGCGCCAGTTGGACATGGACTCTGACATGGCGCTGCTCCAAGGGGTGTCCGCCCTCGCGTCCATGAAATCCGAGCCTCAGGTTTTCCTGAACGAGGCCATCGGTATGCTCCTGGAGGCACTCAGGTTCGACAGTGCCGCCATCCTGGTTGGCGGCCGGACGTTGCTGATGCGCGGCCGCCCGGATCTGAAGCCGTCCCTCGGATCGGGTGTTGGCGAGGAACTGATCGCCACCAACCGGATGCTGAGCTGGCCGGTGCGCCACGGCGGAAGCGTGCTCGGTCGGGTCCACCTGGAGCGTGCCGAGCCGCTGGCGCTGGAGCACAACCATCTGGTGCTGGGCACCATCGCCAACCTGCTGGCCACGCCGATTCACCGGTTGTCCGAATTGACGGTGAGAGTAGTTGAGGAAAGCCCGGGTCTGGCAGGACTGCGCTATCAGGGCGTGGTCGGTCGAAACCAGAGGATGCTGGACGTGCTTGCCGCGGTGTGCGCGGCGGCCAGCAGGAACGACCCGGTGCTGATCCGGGGGGAGATTGGATCAGGCAAGGAGCTGATAGCCCGGGCATTGCACGATTCCGGCATTCGCGCGGGTATGCCCTTCGCGTCCGTGAATTGCGCGGCCATACCCGAGAACCTGCTCGAATCCGAACTCCTGGGCGTCGGCAAGGCCGGTGCGCCCGGGAGCAAGGGTCGCCTCGGACTCGCTGACGGCGGGACCCTGTTTCTGGATGAGATCGGCGCCATTAGCCTCGCGCAGCAATCGAAGCTCATGCGCGTGCTCCGTGAACATGCGCTCGAAAGGGCCGGGGGGAGCAAGCCGGTCAGCATAGACGTGAGGGTAGTCGTCGGGACCAGCCAGCCCCTGGACCAGCTTGTCGCGCAGAGCAAGTTCCGAGAGGACCTCTGCGAACAACTCGGCGCGGTGGAGCTGGTGCTTCCGCCTCTCAGAGAGCGACCGGAGGACATTCCGGAGCTCGTGCGCCACTTCGTGCGCCGCAGCAGTCTGGAATTCGGGCGCGACCTGTCCGACATCAGCCCGGAAGCGATGACGCGGCTTACCGCGTACCGGTGGTCGGGCAATGTCCGCGAGCTCGAACGAGTCATCGAGCGTTCAGTCCTGCTTGCGCGAGGCGGAACAATCCAGCTCGATGACCTGCCACCCAGCCTGCAGGCATACCCGTCGGAGGGCGCGCAGCCGTCCTGA
- the fabG gene encoding 3-oxoacyl-[acyl-carrier-protein] reductase — MDLSLAGKKALITGAGSGIGREIAIRFSAVGAAVAVCDVVKEAADKVAAEITGAGRKAHAYAIDVSDFAAVQQLCEQIAADLGGIDILVNNAGITRDNLLLRMTEEEFDRVIAVNLKGAFNFTRACFRGMMKNRWGRIINIASIMGQMGNVGQANYAAAKAGIIGLTKSAAKELASRNVTVNAVAPGYIATAMTEKLDAATRETYIAGIPLKRAGTPEDVANVCLFLASELASYVTGQVLRIDGGLLM, encoded by the coding sequence ATGGATTTGAGTCTTGCGGGCAAGAAGGCGCTGATTACCGGCGCGGGTTCAGGCATAGGTAGAGAGATTGCCATCCGGTTCAGCGCGGTTGGCGCGGCGGTAGCGGTGTGCGACGTGGTCAAGGAGGCGGCAGACAAGGTCGCGGCCGAGATTACCGGCGCAGGGAGGAAGGCGCACGCCTATGCAATCGACGTTTCCGATTTCGCGGCAGTCCAGCAGTTGTGCGAGCAAATAGCTGCCGACCTCGGCGGTATCGACATCCTCGTGAACAACGCCGGCATCACGCGGGACAACCTGCTCCTGCGCATGACCGAGGAGGAGTTCGACCGAGTGATTGCCGTGAACCTGAAGGGCGCGTTCAACTTCACCAGGGCCTGTTTTCGGGGAATGATGAAGAACCGCTGGGGTCGCATCATCAACATCGCATCGATCATGGGCCAGATGGGCAATGTCGGCCAGGCCAATTACGCCGCGGCAAAGGCCGGGATTATCGGCCTGACCAAGTCCGCGGCAAAGGAGTTGGCGTCACGGAACGTCACGGTCAACGCCGTCGCGCCGGGCTATATCGCTACCGCGATGACTGAGAAGTTGGATGCGGCCACTCGCGAAACATACATTGCCGGGATCCCGCTGAAGCGGGCCGGGACCCCGGAGGACGTAGCGAACGTCTGCCTGTTCCTTGCCTCGGAACTGGCGAGCTACGTCACCGGCCAGGTTCTGAGAATCGACGGCGGACTGCTGATGTAG